A single Calidifontibacter indicus DNA region contains:
- a CDS encoding GrpB family protein, with translation MSQSKPRARRRPDVNDVELVGGVEKRELYLVEHDPSWARDYCTHEARIRAALGDNAAAVEHIGSTAVPGLAAKPIIDILVTVPDITAEEDYLDQLLTAGYVMRVREPGHRLVRTPERDVHVHILEPDDPAADDYLLLRDQLRADDADRDLYERTKRELVAQDWPDMNAYSDAKTAVIEQIKDLARSRRMRDA, from the coding sequence GTGAGCCAGTCCAAGCCCCGCGCCCGACGCCGCCCTGACGTCAACGATGTCGAACTCGTCGGCGGTGTCGAGAAGCGGGAGTTGTACCTCGTGGAGCACGACCCGTCGTGGGCGCGGGACTATTGCACCCACGAGGCGCGCATCCGTGCGGCGCTCGGCGACAACGCGGCGGCGGTCGAACACATCGGGTCGACGGCTGTGCCCGGCCTGGCCGCCAAGCCGATCATCGACATCCTCGTGACCGTGCCCGACATCACGGCCGAGGAGGACTACCTCGACCAACTGCTCACCGCGGGTTACGTGATGCGGGTGCGCGAACCCGGCCACCGGCTGGTGCGCACACCCGAGCGTGACGTGCACGTGCACATCCTTGAACCCGACGACCCCGCGGCCGACGATTACTTGCTGCTGCGCGACCAGTTGCGCGCCGACGACGCCGACCGCGACCTGTACGAACGCACCAAGCGCGAGTTGGTCGCGCAGGACTGGCCCGACATGAACGCATACTCGGATGCCAAGACCGCGGTGATCGAACAGATCAAAGACCTTGCTCGCTCACGCCGGATGCGAGATGCTTGA